In Cellvibrio polysaccharolyticus, a genomic segment contains:
- the lapB gene encoding lipopolysaccharide assembly protein LapB, protein MLVMIFVAIVLFLLGVAIGRSLRHRKTLLPVRFTADSYHQSLRFLLNEQTDSTVDIFIQSLDVTPETLDIHLAVAGLMRRKGEITRAIAIHENILTVTGLTIDLKQQVQLELAQNYIHAGLLDRAELLLLPLIKLRKPIAGALEQLLGIYQNEKEWQKAIDIAERLQGNSERFGEQELAQMKSHYCCELAEEHIAVGRQAEAQHFLQLAGHSHQYSVRAGLIAARLAYEAHRYTEALTIVKKLPQHDPDLTRECLPLLIACCHALGDQEGLRKNLFLILNQHKSNSTLVALSDVIVAQEGIESAVSFLEQQVSQKPSIRVLKQIIDLYLQHSEGKAKQNLELLSLIVEKVIAEKPIYLCNRCGFSAVHLHWLCPGCKTWGSVRPVKGVSGE, encoded by the coding sequence ATGCTTGTGATGATTTTTGTAGCAATTGTTCTGTTCCTGCTCGGTGTCGCAATCGGCCGGTCGTTGCGTCATCGTAAAACGCTGCTGCCGGTGCGCTTTACGGCGGATTCCTATCATCAAAGTCTGCGCTTTCTGCTCAATGAACAAACCGATAGCACCGTGGATATCTTCATCCAGTCGCTGGATGTAACACCGGAAACGCTGGACATCCATCTGGCAGTGGCCGGCTTGATGCGGCGTAAAGGGGAGATCACCAGGGCGATTGCTATTCATGAAAATATTTTAACCGTGACGGGTCTTACGATTGACCTCAAACAGCAGGTGCAATTGGAGCTGGCGCAAAACTATATCCACGCCGGGTTACTGGATCGTGCCGAGTTGCTGTTATTGCCGTTGATAAAACTGCGTAAACCGATTGCAGGTGCGTTGGAGCAGTTGCTGGGTATTTACCAAAACGAAAAGGAATGGCAAAAAGCGATAGATATTGCCGAGCGGCTGCAAGGTAATAGCGAGCGATTCGGTGAGCAGGAACTGGCTCAAATGAAATCGCATTATTGTTGTGAGTTGGCGGAAGAGCATATTGCAGTCGGGCGTCAGGCCGAGGCGCAACACTTTTTGCAGCTGGCTGGCCACTCTCATCAATATTCCGTCAGGGCGGGCTTGATTGCCGCGCGCCTTGCTTACGAGGCTCACCGCTATACCGAGGCACTGACGATTGTTAAAAAACTGCCGCAGCACGATCCGGATTTGACTCGCGAGTGCCTTCCCTTGCTGATTGCCTGCTGCCATGCGCTGGGCGACCAGGAGGGGCTACGCAAGAACCTTTTTCTGATACTGAATCAGCATAAAAGCAACAGCACGCTGGTTGCTCTGTCAGACGTTATCGTCGCGCAGGAGGGCATTGAGTCAGCCGTTTCTTTTCTGGAACAGCAGGTGAGTCAAAAGCCGTCTATCCGGGTGCTCAAACAGATTATCGATTTATATCTCCAGCATTCCGAAGGGAAGGCCAAACAAAATCTTGAATTATTATCCCTGATTGTAGAGAAGGTGATTGCTGAAAAGCCGATTTATCTCTGCAATCGTTGCGGTTTTTCGGCGGTACATTTGCACTGGCTGTGTCCGGGATGCAAAACCTGGGGAAGTGTCCGGCCGGTAAAAGGTGTCAGTGGTGAATAA
- a CDS encoding DUF58 domain-containing protein, with translation MNKFTTGNYWQRLRRRVHQKTLQRLPLARKVQPGLRSIYVLPSRQGWMFLLLVLIIWLLGTNYQNNLILAAAFMLISLHFISLFHVWRNISGLVFEAVSVEGVFVKERAAFIVRVSSKAPRHYRHLRLTLMCNPPQTYVVDIPAGGECRLQLEPLAQRRGHLPLPAIKVETGYPFGLVNCWTWIRLNMSAIVFPQPITAQAADSAPSRGGQKESLQAAGDDFYGFATYQPGSPLSRVAWKHYARGAGLHLKEFGGSEGSDLWIDWQSWQRLEMESCLSAMCFQVLEQSKASATYGVRLPDRIVAPGSGEPHKLEALTALALYGQSDSAATND, from the coding sequence GTGAATAAATTTACAACGGGTAATTACTGGCAGCGACTCAGGCGCCGGGTGCATCAAAAAACACTGCAGCGCTTGCCGCTTGCAAGAAAAGTTCAGCCGGGCCTGCGCTCCATCTACGTACTGCCGTCACGGCAGGGCTGGATGTTCTTGCTACTGGTCCTGATTATCTGGTTGCTTGGCACCAACTACCAGAACAACCTTATTCTGGCAGCCGCCTTCATGCTGATCAGTTTGCATTTCATCAGCCTGTTTCATGTCTGGCGCAATATCTCGGGGCTTGTCTTTGAGGCGGTTTCGGTGGAGGGGGTTTTTGTAAAGGAGCGGGCGGCTTTTATCGTGCGCGTTTCCAGTAAAGCGCCGCGTCACTATCGGCACTTGCGCCTCACCTTGATGTGCAATCCGCCGCAAACCTATGTGGTAGATATTCCTGCCGGTGGAGAATGCCGTTTGCAGCTGGAGCCGCTGGCGCAGCGGCGTGGACACTTGCCATTGCCCGCTATCAAGGTTGAAACCGGCTATCCATTCGGTCTGGTCAATTGCTGGACGTGGATTCGCCTGAATATGTCTGCCATCGTGTTTCCTCAGCCCATTACGGCGCAAGCCGCAGATTCCGCACCATCCCGAGGCGGGCAAAAAGAAAGCCTGCAAGCCGCCGGAGACGACTTTTATGGTTTTGCCACCTACCAGCCCGGGTCGCCCTTATCGCGGGTTGCCTGGAAGCATTATGCGCGGGGTGCCGGGTTACATCTGAAAGAGTTTGGCGGTTCCGAGGGCAGCGATTTATGGATTGACTGGCAAAGCTGGCAGCGGCTGGAGATGGAGTCCTGTTTATCGGCGATGTGTTTTCAGGTGCTTGAGCAGAGTAAGGCTTCGGCAACTTACGGTGTGCGATTGCCCGACCGGATTGTAGCTCCCGGCTCCGGGGAGCCGCATAAGCTTGAGGCGTTAACCGCTCTGGCTCTTTATGGACAATCGGATTCGGCGGCGACCAATGACTGA
- the flgL gene encoding flagellar hook-associated protein FlgL has translation MRVSTSQIYNIANISMRDAQTAVTRSQEQIASGKKLMSPADDPVAAATILQLKQEMARIEQYGKNINIAENNLGVEDAALKSIVNLVQRMQELGVASGNTAVMTASDYKSFASEVDSRIDELLGLQNTKNYSGQYIFAGYQGDTKPFVSNGMGQVSYHGDEGQLSLQASANVNVAVNDSGKKLFIDIPSSHNTFTTQSNPANRSAPAASIGVGSVVDQTDYDKLFPENLTIVFNDPNAVTPPGMNYTVTERGSGKVLAANQPYTSGKDIEVAGIKVPVYGNPAAPVPASLSFGAAGAGADYSSSPTTLTLSVNGQRETFVINGNFTGATDGSALAAVLNDAGNGNAAKLQRLGLTADANGITAAKGMNITVSGGNAGLDAITGLNTQGAGTTSVNGLPGDSFEVNSSNKEALLTTLSRFSEALKNVKDTPESKAEFSKIVAQVLNNLGNSVTQISAVQGEVGARLNTLESAKDLNIETNLTNKKVLSDIEDLDYAEASIKLAMESYVLSAAQQSFAKVSQLTLFSYLR, from the coding sequence ATGCGTGTTTCTACCTCACAAATTTACAACATTGCCAACATCAGTATGCGCGATGCCCAAACGGCGGTAACCCGTTCGCAGGAGCAAATTGCCAGCGGAAAAAAGCTGATGTCGCCAGCCGATGACCCGGTTGCTGCGGCCACTATTTTGCAGTTGAAGCAGGAGATGGCGCGCATTGAGCAATACGGCAAGAACATCAACATTGCCGAGAATAATCTCGGTGTTGAAGATGCTGCGCTCAAGTCAATTGTGAATCTGGTGCAGCGGATGCAAGAGCTTGGCGTGGCTTCAGGCAACACGGCGGTAATGACTGCCAGCGACTACAAGTCCTTTGCCTCCGAGGTCGACAGTCGTATTGATGAATTGCTGGGGCTGCAAAATACCAAAAACTATTCCGGACAATATATTTTTGCCGGTTACCAGGGCGACACCAAGCCATTTGTCAGTAATGGCATGGGGCAGGTTTCCTATCACGGAGATGAGGGTCAGCTGAGCTTGCAGGCATCGGCGAATGTGAACGTGGCGGTCAATGATTCCGGCAAAAAGTTATTTATTGATATCCCGAGCAGCCATAACACCTTTACTACCCAGTCCAACCCGGCCAATCGTTCTGCGCCTGCAGCGTCTATCGGCGTCGGGTCAGTTGTGGATCAGACTGACTACGACAAGCTCTTCCCGGAAAATCTTACCATTGTGTTCAATGACCCGAATGCGGTGACACCGCCGGGGATGAATTACACCGTAACTGAAAGAGGTTCGGGCAAAGTGCTTGCTGCAAACCAACCTTACACCTCTGGCAAGGACATCGAAGTAGCAGGCATCAAGGTGCCGGTTTACGGCAATCCTGCGGCACCGGTACCTGCCAGCCTGTCTTTTGGTGCGGCAGGGGCGGGGGCTGATTATTCGTCCTCGCCCACCACACTGACTTTGTCGGTGAATGGTCAGCGTGAGACCTTCGTTATTAACGGCAACTTTACCGGCGCCACAGACGGCTCGGCGCTGGCGGCGGTATTAAATGATGCGGGCAATGGTAACGCTGCAAAATTACAGCGCCTGGGTTTGACCGCCGATGCCAATGGCATTACCGCTGCCAAGGGTATGAATATCACCGTGAGTGGTGGTAACGCCGGCCTTGATGCCATTACCGGCTTGAATACCCAGGGCGCCGGCACAACGTCGGTTAACGGTCTCCCGGGTGACAGTTTCGAGGTGAACTCCAGTAATAAAGAAGCGCTGTTGACCACGTTGAGCCGTTTTTCGGAGGCATTGAAAAATGTTAAGGACACCCCGGAGAGCAAGGCCGAGTTCAGCAAGATCGTCGCTCAGGTACTGAATAACCTCGGTAATTCGGTCACGCAGATTTCGGCGGTGCAAGGGGAGGTGGGTGCCAGGCTCAATACGCTGGAAAGCGCCAAGGACCTGAACATAGAGACCAACCTGACCAACAAAAAGGTGTTGTCGGATATAGAAGATCTCGATTACGCCGAGGCGTCCATCAAACTGGCGATGGAGAGCTATGTGCTCAGTGCTGCCCAACAAAGCTTCGCCAAAGTCAGCCAGCTGACGTTGTTCAGCTACCTGCGTTAA
- a CDS encoding transglutaminase TgpA family protein produces MTDSLISRRALFWLLLAQFFALLPHALTSPLWVPLVWLAVVVWRWKIFAHKWQYPGRLVKALLLIICCGGLFLSFGSKVGTSGMVSLLLTGFILKLLEMKRQRDGLLLCFLGYLVVATQFLFFSTIFAAVYGLFCLMLLSYALLLLSVSPQDDTPASLHWRGLAVPVVQALALMLVLFLFFPRFSPFWAVPVDGSRAKTGMSDSMSPGSFGELMRSSAPAFRVGFDGAPPDVSVMYWRGLVFGAFDGKGWTLAPAQRDLSRLRWDKSSAQSYLAPVVPEGESVSYQVIFEPSEQPWLFVLGAVNDWSAGAALDPDLNLRWRRPISQRIQYSATSHVRYSFREAALSPSSRQQYLSFPASHNPQTLAAARQWRVESESEQQYINRVLAYFGEAFTYTLRPGVLGEHPVDDFLWGSKAGFCEHFASAFALMMRAADIPARVATGYLGGEYNATENYWLVRQRDAHAWVEIWQEDKGWVMIDPTASVAPERVEQGIDFSLDEADQQLLGNLFSRNLAIFNHLRLKMDALNYQWSRWVLNYDRDSQQNFFERWRELINWQLMGALIGGISLLILATFQLRLFLQNRRRDKVDVLYLAFMKKIQTDTGLKINAGETSGQFALRIAGQRRELKASVTSITALYERIKYGEERALLPDLEKKVNQFRV; encoded by the coding sequence ATGACTGACTCGTTAATTTCCCGCCGGGCATTATTCTGGTTACTGCTGGCACAGTTCTTTGCGTTGCTTCCTCATGCATTGACATCGCCACTCTGGGTGCCGCTGGTCTGGCTGGCAGTTGTGGTGTGGCGCTGGAAAATTTTTGCCCACAAATGGCAATACCCCGGGCGTCTGGTTAAAGCCCTGTTGCTGATCATTTGCTGCGGCGGTCTGTTTTTATCTTTCGGCAGCAAGGTGGGTACCAGTGGCATGGTCAGCCTGCTGCTTACCGGCTTCATTCTCAAGCTGCTGGAGATGAAGCGCCAGCGCGACGGTTTGCTGCTGTGCTTTCTCGGCTACCTGGTGGTAGCCACGCAATTTCTGTTCTTCTCAACCATTTTTGCCGCCGTTTACGGCCTCTTTTGCCTGATGTTATTGAGCTACGCCTTGTTGTTGCTCAGTGTATCGCCACAGGATGATACGCCAGCATCCCTGCATTGGCGTGGCCTGGCTGTGCCGGTTGTTCAGGCGCTGGCGTTGATGCTGGTGCTGTTTTTGTTCTTTCCTCGTTTCAGCCCTTTCTGGGCAGTACCGGTTGATGGCAGTCGTGCCAAAACCGGTATGAGCGATTCCATGTCCCCCGGCTCCTTTGGTGAGTTGATGCGCTCCAGTGCGCCGGCATTTCGCGTCGGTTTTGACGGGGCGCCGCCGGACGTTTCGGTAATGTATTGGCGCGGGCTGGTATTTGGTGCTTTTGATGGCAAAGGTTGGACACTGGCGCCGGCGCAGCGTGACCTGTCGCGGCTGCGTTGGGACAAGTCTTCAGCGCAATCCTATCTTGCACCGGTCGTCCCGGAGGGTGAGTCTGTCAGTTACCAGGTTATTTTTGAACCATCAGAGCAGCCCTGGCTGTTCGTGCTGGGCGCGGTTAATGACTGGTCGGCTGGCGCTGCGCTGGATCCGGATCTGAATCTTCGCTGGCGTCGCCCCATCAGCCAGCGCATCCAGTATTCAGCAACATCCCATGTCCGTTATTCCTTCCGCGAGGCGGCGCTGTCGCCTTCCTCGCGTCAGCAATATCTCAGCTTTCCTGCATCGCATAATCCGCAAACCCTGGCGGCGGCGAGGCAATGGCGCGTGGAAAGCGAGAGTGAGCAGCAATATATCAACCGGGTGCTTGCCTATTTTGGCGAAGCGTTTACCTACACTTTGAGGCCGGGTGTTTTGGGTGAGCACCCGGTAGATGATTTTCTGTGGGGCTCGAAAGCCGGTTTTTGTGAACACTTTGCCAGTGCGTTTGCTTTAATGATGCGCGCTGCGGATATTCCGGCCCGTGTGGCTACCGGTTATCTGGGCGGCGAATACAATGCCACCGAAAACTACTGGCTGGTGAGGCAGCGCGATGCCCATGCGTGGGTGGAAATCTGGCAGGAAGACAAAGGCTGGGTAATGATTGACCCTACCGCATCGGTCGCACCTGAGCGGGTAGAGCAGGGCATTGATTTTTCGCTGGATGAAGCTGACCAACAATTGCTGGGTAATTTATTTTCCAGAAATCTTGCCATCTTTAATCACTTGCGGTTGAAAATGGATGCACTCAATTACCAGTGGAGCCGCTGGGTGCTTAACTATGATCGCGACAGTCAGCAGAATTTTTTTGAACGCTGGCGTGAGCTGATCAATTGGCAGTTGATGGGAGCACTGATTGGCGGGATATCCTTATTGATATTGGCAACTTTCCAGTTGCGTCTTTTTTTACAAAACCGGCGGCGGGATAAGGTTGATGTACTTTATCTGGCCTTTATGAAAAAAATTCAGACCGATACCGGCTTGAAGATTAACGCGGGAGAAACTTCCGGGCAATTCGCCTTGCGTATTGCTGGCCAACGGCGGGAGCTGAAAGCCTCGGTAACGTCGATTACTGCCTTGTACGAGCGCATTAAATACGGTGAGGAACGCGCTTTATTGCCGGATCTGGAAAAAAAGGTAAATCAATTTCGAGTGTAA
- the ihfB gene encoding integration host factor subunit beta, with translation MPSNNRAQAMTKSELIEYITEKQNQLPMKDVELAVKLLLDYMSEILASGERIEIRGFGSFSLHYRAPRMGRNPKTGENVELEGKYVPHFKPGKEMRDRVNESIHH, from the coding sequence ATACCATCTAACAATAGAGCGCAGGCCATGACAAAATCTGAACTGATCGAATACATAACGGAAAAACAGAATCAGCTTCCCATGAAGGATGTTGAGCTGGCAGTCAAATTGTTACTGGATTACATGTCTGAAATTCTGGCCTCTGGCGAGCGTATTGAAATTCGAGGTTTTGGCAGCTTTTCATTGCATTACCGTGCCCCGCGTATGGGAAGAAACCCCAAAACCGGTGAAAACGTGGAGTTGGAAGGAAAATATGTTCCTCACTTCAAGCCCGGTAAGGAAATGCGTGACCGCGTTAACGAAAGTATTCACCACTGA
- a CDS encoding TrmH family RNA methyltransferase, with protein MSKSPVTDSAAYLEKKRFFNNILTVYGRKPVLEALEDPSTDIYRLHLASSNRSASIMDDIRKLAEKKGAEILYHDRAALSRISKNAKQDQGVAADLVCKKFQSSDDFLADNLGKKFRLLALDGITNPQNLGMIIRSACAGNIDGILLPQQGNAQIDPLVIKASAGTVFRAPILRCEDLAKTLTRFIDKGTLVCGLSSHAPANLKDFSPDAACIYVLGNETDGVSAKVNALCNTSVKIPMNNGVESLNVAVTAALIAFQ; from the coding sequence ATGAGTAAATCCCCTGTTACCGATAGCGCCGCCTATCTGGAAAAAAAACGCTTTTTTAATAATATTCTCACCGTTTACGGAAGAAAACCGGTGCTTGAAGCGCTGGAAGACCCGTCAACCGACATTTACCGTCTGCACCTCGCCAGCAGTAACCGGTCAGCCTCCATTATGGATGACATACGAAAGCTGGCAGAAAAAAAAGGGGCGGAAATTCTTTACCACGACAGAGCCGCTTTATCGCGCATCTCAAAAAATGCCAAGCAGGATCAAGGCGTAGCAGCTGATCTGGTTTGTAAAAAATTTCAAAGCAGTGATGATTTTCTGGCGGATAACCTTGGCAAAAAATTTCGTTTGCTGGCGCTGGACGGCATTACCAACCCGCAAAACCTCGGCATGATTATTCGCTCGGCCTGTGCAGGCAATATTGATGGCATCTTGTTGCCGCAACAGGGCAATGCTCAAATCGATCCGCTCGTTATTAAAGCCAGTGCCGGCACCGTTTTCCGTGCGCCGATCTTGCGTTGCGAAGACCTCGCCAAAACCCTGACACGCTTCATAGATAAAGGCACGCTGGTTTGCGGCTTGTCTTCTCATGCGCCAGCCAACCTGAAAGATTTTTCGCCGGATGCCGCTTGTATTTATGTGTTGGGCAATGAAACGGATGGGGTTTCGGCAAAGGTAAATGCACTGTGTAATACCAGCGTAAAAATCCCCATGAATAACGGTGTAGAGTCTCTCAACGTAGCCGTTACCGCCGCTTTGATTGCCTTTCAGTAA
- the rpsA gene encoding 30S ribosomal protein S1 yields the protein MSFTESFAELFEESLKTVDMVPGTIVTGVVIDIDKDWVTVHAGLKSEGVIPAEQFRNELGELNLSIGDEVQVALESVEDGFGETRLSREKAKRAEAWKILEAAHTADEVIKGVINGKVKGGFTVDVASIRAFLPGSLVDVRPVRETTHLEGKELEFKVIKLDQKRNNVVVSRRAVLEQANSVERDELLASLQEGQAVKGIVKNLTDYGAFVDLGGVDGLLHITDMAWKRIKHPGEIVNVGDEIDVKVLKFDRERNRVSLGLKQLGEDPWIQITKRYPEGARVKAKVTNLTDYGCFAELEEGVEGLIHVSEMDWTNKNIHPSKVVQLGDEIEVMVLDIDEERRRISLGLKQCQENPWDAFARTCAKGDKISGKIKSITDFGIFIGLEGGIDGLVHLSDISWHEAGEEAVRKYKKGDELETVVLAIDPERERISLGIKQLETDPFSEYVAENDKGALVKGIVKEVEAKAAVITLAADVEAVLKASELSREKVEDARNVLKVGDEVEARIIAVDRKNRSISLSVKSKDVEEEKSAIKEHSSKQSEQASPTTLGDLIKAQMANKE from the coding sequence ATGAGCTTTACTGAAAGTTTTGCTGAATTATTTGAAGAAAGTTTAAAAACCGTTGATATGGTGCCAGGCACCATCGTTACCGGTGTAGTTATTGACATCGACAAGGACTGGGTGACTGTTCACGCCGGCCTGAAGTCTGAAGGCGTTATTCCTGCCGAGCAGTTCCGCAACGAATTGGGCGAGCTGAACCTCTCCATTGGTGATGAAGTTCAGGTAGCACTGGAAAGTGTAGAAGACGGTTTCGGTGAAACCCGTCTGTCCCGTGAAAAAGCCAAACGTGCTGAAGCGTGGAAAATTCTGGAAGCAGCACACACTGCTGATGAAGTTATCAAGGGTGTTATCAATGGCAAGGTCAAAGGTGGTTTCACCGTTGACGTGGCCAGTATCCGTGCCTTCCTGCCAGGTTCTCTGGTAGATGTTCGTCCAGTGCGTGAAACTACTCACCTGGAAGGCAAAGAGCTCGAATTCAAAGTTATCAAGCTGGACCAGAAGCGCAACAACGTTGTTGTTTCCCGTCGTGCGGTTCTGGAACAGGCAAACTCTGTTGAGCGTGACGAGTTGCTGGCCAGCCTGCAAGAAGGTCAAGCTGTTAAAGGTATCGTCAAGAACCTGACCGACTACGGCGCCTTCGTAGATCTGGGCGGTGTTGACGGCCTGCTGCACATTACCGATATGGCCTGGAAGCGCATCAAGCACCCGGGTGAGATCGTAAACGTTGGTGACGAAATCGACGTTAAAGTACTGAAATTTGACCGTGAGCGTAACCGCGTTTCTCTGGGTCTGAAACAACTGGGTGAAGATCCATGGATCCAAATCACCAAGCGCTACCCGGAAGGTGCTCGTGTTAAAGCGAAAGTTACCAACCTGACCGACTACGGCTGCTTCGCTGAGCTGGAAGAAGGCGTTGAAGGTTTGATCCACGTTTCTGAAATGGATTGGACCAACAAGAACATTCACCCGTCCAAAGTTGTTCAGCTGGGTGACGAAATCGAAGTTATGGTTCTGGATATCGACGAAGAACGTCGTCGTATCTCCCTGGGTCTGAAACAGTGCCAGGAAAACCCGTGGGATGCATTTGCCCGTACTTGCGCCAAAGGCGACAAGATCAGCGGCAAAATCAAGTCCATCACTGACTTCGGTATCTTCATCGGTCTGGAAGGCGGCATCGACGGTCTGGTTCACCTGTCAGACATCTCCTGGCACGAAGCTGGCGAAGAAGCTGTTCGCAAGTACAAGAAAGGCGATGAGCTGGAAACCGTTGTTCTGGCTATTGATCCGGAGCGTGAGCGTATTTCTCTGGGCATCAAGCAACTGGAAACCGATCCGTTCTCCGAGTACGTAGCTGAGAACGATAAAGGTGCTCTGGTTAAAGGTATCGTTAAAGAAGTAGAAGCTAAAGCTGCTGTTATCACTTTGGCTGCCGATGTAGAAGCTGTATTGAAAGCTTCTGAATTGAGCCGCGAGAAAGTGGAAGATGCGCGCAATGTACTGAAAGTGGGCGACGAAGTTGAAGCCCGCATCATTGCTGTTGACCGCAAAAACCGCAGCATCAGCCTGTCTGTAAAATCCAAAGACGTTGAAGAAGAAAAATCAGCGATCAAGGAACACAGCAGCAAGCAGTCTGAACAGGCTTCCCCGACTACTTTGGGTGACCTGATCAAAGCGCAAATGGCCAACAAGGAATAA